In the Corynebacterium anserum genome, GCGAAGTATTGACTTTGACAGTTCGCAATCATGCAGCTGTACATACAATTTTCAGCGAAATTACTCGCCCGGATTCCAAATGGGGAGTCACTGTGGCTGCGATGGTAAAAGGGGTGTATCAACCATTGGCAGAAATTTTGTGTGAAATTGGACTTTTTGAAGAGCCAGTATCAATGAATGACATGCTGGCGATATCTTTTCCGTCTCCCAATGATGATGCCAACATTGCGGACTACCCAGACGCCCAGCGTTTACGTGTGAGCATCGTTGCAATTGTCGGCGCTATATTCTTGGTTGGGCAAACCTTGGCCACCCAGAGTGCGGATGCCGCCATGATTGACGCCGCTACTAATCATCTTCTAGAACTTGCCCAGATAGGTTCCCATAGTTAATGCAATATTCTGACAACTGGAGTGGGAGGACGTCGTTCCGGTAGTTTTCAAGTCTCACTGCGATCGGGTGACGGGAGCGGTATTTCTACCTTCGATAGAGACGTTTGCGTTGGAACTTGGGATCTGCAGTGATAAGCACACCTAAGCTGTGAAACACGCGTTCGTCAACCGAACCGAGGATGGTGGTGACGTGGGCGTCGCAGCCGCAGAGATTTTTCAGTTCGGCCAAAGCTTTAGCGGCTTCGGGGTTTGTTTCCGCAGAAACGCTCAACGCAATCAGAACTTCATCGGTATGAAGGCGAGGGTTGCGGCTGCCCAGGTGCTTGGTTTTCAGCGTCTGAATCGGCGCAATAGAACCTGGAGAGAGCAGGTGCACCTCGTCTGGTATTTGCGCAAGGTGCTTGAGGGCATTGAGCAGCATTGCCGCTGAGCATCCCAGCAGGTCGCTTGTGCTCCCCGTGACAATCGTTCCATCTGGCAGCTCCAGAGCCGCGCCAGGCTGCTGTGTTCTTTCCTCGACGCCACGAGCTGGTGCCACCACCGTCCGCTGATCAGCGGAGATACCTGCCTTCGCCATAACTACGGCAGCCCGCTCTGACTGGGTGGAATCGAGACCTTCCCGGGCTTCTTCGACGAGTGCTTTAAAGTAGCGGCGGATAATTTCCTGCTTAGATGCTTCGCGACAGACCTCATCATCCGTGATGCATAGTCCGGCCATGTTCACACCCATGTCGGTCGGAGATTGGTACGGTGTCTCACCCGTGAGGCGTTCTAACAGGGTCTTTAACAGCGGAAAAGCTTCTACATCGCGGTTGTAGTTCACCGTGGACTCGCCGTAGGCGGTGAGGTGAAAATGGTCGATAACGTTTGCGTCATTGAGGTCGATGGTCGCAGCCTCATAGGCCAAGTTCACCGGATGCTCAAGCGGCAGATTCCACACGGGGAAGGTCTCGAATTTCGCGTAACCAGCGTGAATGCCACGCTGATGCTCGTGGTAGATCTGGGACAAACAGGTAGCTAATTTCCCTGAGCCCGGCCCCGGGGCTGTGACTACGATGAGATCACGGGTCGTGGGTGCGTACTCGTTACGGCCAAGGCCGTCTTCTGACACGATGAGATCCAAATTAGATGGATAGCCGGGGATCACCCGATGACGGGCAACCTTGATACCTAAGCGTTCGAGGCGCTGGATGAATGCGCCGGCTTGCCGGTCATCTTCCTCGAATTGCGTGACGACGACATGTTCCACAAGGAAGCCGCGATCACGGAACACATCCACGAGGCGTAAGACATCGTCTCCATAGGTGATGCCCAGGTCAGCACGGATTTTTTGACGTTCGAGATCTTTGGCGTTGATGCAAATGAGAACCTCGACTTCATCCCGGATGTGATCCAGCATCGCAACTTTGTTATCCGGTGTAAATCCCGGTAATACGCGTGAGGCATGGAAGTCATCGAAAAGCTTGCCCCCCATCTCTAGGTAGAGTTTTCCACCCAGCTGTTCACGGCGTCCCGTGATGTGTCGTGATTGTAATTCAACATACTTGGCACTATCAAAACCAATGCGGTGACCCATGGTGTCTGATGGTAGCAATCTCCACGACGTGGAATTCAACGGGTGAATACATGAGAATCCCCACGGTCTCCGAGAGGAAAACCGTGGGGTTGTGGGTGGCCTACTGTGCTTTGACCTTACAGCGTGGTGTGTCTTCACGGCGCTGTCTGACGATTACAGCGTGGTGATGCTGCCTGGCGCTGACAACAGCGGAAGTTCTGTACGGTGCTGTGGGTCAGTGGTGGCGTCAAGCTACGACGCACACCAACCAACGTTTACAGCGAGCGGTACCTTAGCGGTGCAGGTCGAAGCGGTCTGCCTCCATGACCTTTACCCAGGCTGCCACGAAGTCTTCGACGAACTTGTCGCTTGCGTCGTCAGCGGCATAGGCCTCAGCGACGGCGCGCAGTTCAGAGGAAGAACCGAAGACTAGGTCAGCACGGGTGCCGGTGAAGGTTTTACCGGAGATAGGGTTAGAACCGTTGTAACGGGTGCCCTTTTCGTCGGCCTTCTCCCATACATTGTCGATGTCCAGCAGATTAACCAGGTAATCATTGGTCAATACCCCTGGGCGATCAGTCAGGACACCATCCTGAGAGCCATCCCAGTTCGTGTCCAGCACACGCAAACCAGCCACCAAAACGGTCATTTCTGGGGCAGTCAGTCCCAGGAGGTTTGCGCGGTCGATCAGCAGGTGCTCGGCAGGTAGGGAGTGCTTCCCGGCATCGTAGTTGCGGAAGCCATCTGCCCATGGCTCGAGGTAGGAGAAGGACTCTTCATCAGTCCACTCCTGGGTGGCATCGCCACGACCAGGGGTAAACGGAACGTTCAGATCCTTACCGGCAGCCTTAGCAGCCAACTCGATGCCTACGCCACCGGCCAGCACGATGAGGTCGGCCAGGGATACGTTGATGCCCGTGGAGGACTTGATCTCGTTTAGCTTGTCCAGCACCTTGGCTAGCTGAGTTGGGTTGTTAACTTCCCAATCCTTCTGTGGAGCCAGTGCGATGCGCGCACCATTGGCACCACCACGGAAGTCAGAGGTGCGGTAGGTGGAAGCGGATGCCCAGGCAGTGGATACGAGCTCGCCGACAGACAGGCCAGAATCAGCGATAGCGGACTTCAGGGTGGAAATCTCGGAATCGGTCACCACATGCTCAGGTGCCGGGACTGGATTCTGCCAGAGCAGATCCTCCGTAGGTGCTTCCTTGCCTACGTAACGGGACTTGGGGCCAAGGTCGCGGTGGATCAGCTTAAACCATGCGCGGGAGAAAGCCTCAGCGAATGCGTCAAAGTCATCCTTGAAGCGGCGAGAAATCTTCTCATATACCGGGTCAACGCGTAGTGCGAGGTCGGAGGTCAGCATGCGAGGCTCACGGCGCTCGTTACCTTGAGCCATTGGAACCATGTCGGAGCCGCCGCCGTTGACCGGACGCCACTGCTTGGCGCCTGCTGGGGATTCCATGAGTTCCCATTCGTAGGCGAAGAGGATGTGGAAGAATTCGTTGTCCCAACGGGTTGGGTGGTAGGTCCAGGTCACTTCTGGGCCACCACCGAGGGTGTCGTTACCTGTTGGTCCACGCCAGCCGATGCCCTGATCTTCCAGTGGCGACTCTTCAGGGGAGTCGGTGATCTGGTCAGGGGTAGATGCGCCGTGGGTCTTACCGAAGGTGTGACCACCGGCGATCAGCGCAACGGTTTCCTCATCGTTCATACCCATGCGCTTGAAGGTCTCGCGGATGTCAATTGCGGACGCCTTAGGATCTGGGTTTCCGTCTGGGCCCTCTGGGTTGACGTAGATCAGACCCATCTGCACTGCCGCGAGCGGGTTATCCAGCTCCCGCTCGCCGGAGTAGCGCTCATTAGCCAACCAGGTGGTTTCAGGTCCCCAGTAAACTTCCTCTGGCTCCCACGCATCGACGCG is a window encoding:
- a CDS encoding DUF1846 domain-containing protein — its product is MGHRIGFDSAKYVELQSRHITGRREQLGGKLYLEMGGKLFDDFHASRVLPGFTPDNKVAMLDHIRDEVEVLICINAKDLERQKIRADLGITYGDDVLRLVDVFRDRGFLVEHVVVTQFEEDDRQAGAFIQRLERLGIKVARHRVIPGYPSNLDLIVSEDGLGRNEYAPTTRDLIVVTAPGPGSGKLATCLSQIYHEHQRGIHAGYAKFETFPVWNLPLEHPVNLAYEAATIDLNDANVIDHFHLTAYGESTVNYNRDVEAFPLLKTLLERLTGETPYQSPTDMGVNMAGLCITDDEVCREASKQEIIRRYFKALVEEAREGLDSTQSERAAVVMAKAGISADQRTVVAPARGVEERTQQPGAALELPDGTIVTGSTSDLLGCSAAMLLNALKHLAQIPDEVHLLSPGSIAPIQTLKTKHLGSRNPRLHTDEVLIALSVSAETNPEAAKALAELKNLCGCDAHVTTILGSVDERVFHSLGVLITADPKFQRKRLYRR
- the katG gene encoding catalase/peroxidase HPI, which gives rise to MSDVDQSKNVPAGDTQPEQGGCPFGHGAAATPPTAGDQNQRWFPERLNLDLLAWNSPERNPYGADFDYHAAFESLDLDAVKADITAAMKDSKEWYPADFGTYGGAYIRMAWHAAGTYRVQDGRGGASTGQQRFAPLNSWPDNVLLDRARRTLWPVKKKYGKNLSWADLIVLAGNVALEDMGLKTFGFSGGRVDAWEPEEVYWGPETTWLANERYSGERELDNPLAAVQMGLIYVNPEGPDGNPDPKASAIDIRETFKRMGMNDEETVALIAGGHTFGKTHGASTPDQITDSPEESPLEDQGIGWRGPTGNDTLGGGPEVTWTYHPTRWDNEFFHILFAYEWELMESPAGAKQWRPVNGGGSDMVPMAQGNERREPRMLTSDLALRVDPVYEKISRRFKDDFDAFAEAFSRAWFKLIHRDLGPKSRYVGKEAPTEDLLWQNPVPAPEHVVTDSEISTLKSAIADSGLSVGELVSTAWASASTYRTSDFRGGANGARIALAPQKDWEVNNPTQLAKVLDKLNEIKSSTGINVSLADLIVLAGGVGIELAAKAAGKDLNVPFTPGRGDATQEWTDEESFSYLEPWADGFRNYDAGKHSLPAEHLLIDRANLLGLTAPEMTVLVAGLRVLDTNWDGSQDGVLTDRPGVLTNDYLVNLLDIDNVWEKADEKGTRYNGSNPISGKTFTGTRADLVFGSSSELRAVAEAYAADDASDKFVEDFVAAWVKVMEADRFDLHR
- a CDS encoding TetR/AcrR family transcriptional regulator encodes the protein MTTDTYLRTATETPRVTDLIVTIGGSCIEGTAEDRRQILLDALDGDEFDTKERITLAAVNLVLSQGVHAAPIDAIATQARVSKGAVFYTFGSRDKLIMHVLATLVDVLALSMAEARGGLRGREALEGVIREVLTLTVRNHAAVHTIFSEITRPDSKWGVTVAAMVKGVYQPLAEILCEIGLFEEPVSMNDMLAISFPSPNDDANIADYPDAQRLRVSIVAIVGAIFLVGQTLATQSADAAMIDAATNHLLELAQIGSHS